The Dama dama isolate Ldn47 chromosome X, ASM3311817v1, whole genome shotgun sequence nucleotide sequence TCACTGCTTGGCTGCCCCGACTCTGGCCTTTGGTGCGGAGATCCATGGTGTTGTTGCCCTCAGTGTATAGGTTGTCCCGGATCAACAAACATTTGGTCCCTGCAAGGGTGATTCCCTGAAGAAACaacttctctctcccttctctcatCAGCAAGATCTGAATTTCTTCCTGGGTCAGTTGGAACAGGTTGCCTTCAGGATAAGAAGCCAACAACCAAGGTGGGGAATTGCTTATTATTGCCGCATCACAGCACATCCCAGTCTGTAGGAAGAGGGTGATGCAGTCTTGCCAGACTTCTTCACTGATATCCCCTATGCACTGCATGATTCAGGTAAGCTCTCTCTAAAAGATGAATAAAGTGATTTCTGGCAAGTAGGTCTTCAAAAGAAGTTTGTTGGTAGTTGGCTCAAGATGACTGATAAGCTGAGactgaaataaactaaaaatacagtCTGTTTTTGATGGCCTCTCCCAGCAGCAAAGTGGAGGAGGTCTTGATGACTTGTGTGAAGTTATGCCCCAACTGCCCTCTGTTGTGACTTATCAAGCTATCTTTGGAGCAGGAGTGAGGTCACAAAGGTTCTGTGACTTGTTAAACAGTCATAATTTACCACTTCATGGGTGACCTTTGGCAGTAACTTTCTGTGGTTGTATCTCCAGCTAGTGAGATATTGGGGCAAAGCACATCTACTTACTTCCCTAGGATACCATGGGAGAAACACCAATCCCAAACATCAGAAAATCCCTCAATGTAGAGcataactgagtaatatttgaGTTGGAGGTTTGGATATAAAGCAGGACAGGTGAGATTTAGTGTAGCAACTAGTATTCAGATGTTGGCTAATCTGAGACCTGAGTTCTAGGTACAAAGTCAAAAAACCCACAGCCCCATTGGCTTACAACTCTTTTTGGATGAACATAATAGCCTCCTAATGATTTCCTGTCTTTAGATTCTTTCCATCTACTTGTTTATTCTCTGGTCCACACCAGCTGTGAGTCTAGAGTAATTCGTTTTCATCTAGTCATTCACCAAGCATTTATCAAGCATTCACTATTTGCCAAGTACTTTTCCAAGCACTGGGTTACAGCAGTGAACAGAGAAAAATCTCACAGAGCTGACATCATAATGgcagaagacaaaaaaataatagaTGGTAATAGAATCCCtttcacagaaatttttttttatgaatctAATACTTTTTCCTTCCACATTTTCCTTCTTAGTCCCAGATGCTATCTACTCCTGTGGGGGTCCAACCTGACATGTGATTATTCTGAAACCTTTGACAAATCACCATCTCTGAATTTCCTCTGAAATGACACTAACTTGCCTTAAGTAGGGACTGTTAGGAGGAATGGCTAAAGTTAATGGAGAGAAAATTTGGGGTAGTTTAGAaaattcacttattcaacaaatatttattgaatacctactgtgtTCCAGGTCTGTTCCAGACTTTGGAGATCTAGCAGTGAACAAAAAGTCCCTGGCCTCATGAAGCTGACATCCTAGAGGGGGCAACAAATAACTGACAAGGACATTTATAGTATATCAGCTGGTGttcataattattaatataaagaaaaaaaggttaagACAATAGAGAATTCTGGGGAAGAATTCTGGTGGTTTTATTTGATATGGGGTGCTCAAGTAGGATTCTCTGACATTGTGAATTTGATCAGAGACACGACAGAGATGAGAGAGTGAACATATGGATATCTGGGGGAAGAGCATTctaagcagagggaacagcaagtgctTCTGAGGCAGGAAAATGTAGGGTATATTTGAGAAACAACAAGAAGATCAATATaacataaagagagaaagaaaagggtgATAGAAGATATAGTCAGAGAGGGACTAGGCTTAGATCACATGTAGGCTTATTTTAAGCCACGTAAAGATTTGGATTTTACTCTGAAATGGAGAGCCACTGGTAGGTTTCAAGCAAAGGAGTGACATCACTGTAGATTCTAGAGTCTGGAAGATGTCATATTGAGGATAAATTCTAGGGGAACCAGGGCCAAAACATGGCGACCAAACCATGTTAATAATTCAGGCAAGATAGAGGTTTCAGCTAGAAtacaaggcccagagaggtgacatgatttgcccaaggtcacacagcaagttagTAGCAGACCTGAGAGTAAAATCCAGGTTTTTCAACTCCCAGACTGTTCTTTTTGCCATCAAAAGCCTGATTCAGAGAACACTACAGAGTAGCTGCACCTCATCTGAGAGGTGGTCCAGTGGGTCTCTGGTCCTTTTCCCACATCTTTGATGACAAAGTTATGAGGCTACTCTAATAGTCCAGGCTTTAACTAGGTTGATGGCAGTAGACTCCCCCTGGTTGAGATGagtgaaaggaaaatataaaggaTCTCAAAACTATTCtatagtgacttgcccaaggtctcacAGGAAGCTCTTCAGAAACTCAGTCATCACCACAGAGTAGTCTATGTTTTCTCTGGTGCCATCTCTGTTAACGTTAAAGAATAGTGGAATGATACTGGTACTCAGAATCCTTACAGCATCATGGGATGTGAGAAGGGTGCCAGCACTTGAGTCTGGGACTTAAGAATTCCTGGGCCAAACCTGAAGTCTGAACTAGGACaatctgttgttgttgctgtttttactCTTAAGAAAATGGAAGCAGTCCTAGGAATATTTGTGAGCCTAATGTCACTGTTCTGTCTCCTGGCTACAATCCTAGTAGCTTTGCCCTTAATATGAAAAAAGCTCCCAATCACTGGATTTT carries:
- the LOC133052798 gene encoding profilin-2-like; this translates as MQCIGDISEEVWQDCITLFLQTGMCCDAAIISNSPPWLLASYPEGNLFQLTQEEIQILLMREGREKLFLQGITLAGTKCLLIRDNLYTEGNNTMDLRTKGQSRGSQAVTVVQIESVYLVVMGQKGTEGGPLNLKAFEMAGYIKEAIHQHMAHF